Within Vicia villosa cultivar HV-30 ecotype Madison, WI linkage group LG1, Vvil1.0, whole genome shotgun sequence, the genomic segment CCTAATCACTTGGCTCGGTCTTGAACACATTTCAATACATTTGATAGTTAGAAAATAGGTTTTAAGTATGAGTGTGTGTCTGTGTGTGTTAGTTGCTTTAGTATCTTAGGGTTTACTTTCATACTTTCACAAAACTCTAGTCACTCAAACAGGAAGTGACAAGCTTTCACACTTCATCTCTTTCACAACTCTGATGCTTTCAAGATTCTTCGTTAGATACATCGATCATAGAAGCACTACAATGGAATCTTGAGTCTCCTAGTACACGAGACTTGAAAAGTCTCAAAGTTTTGTTACTATCATCAGAGAGTTGGAAAGTAATTACCATCAACTTTATCAGTCTTTAGCGTTGGAAAGTAAGCACATAGAACCACAATATTAAGGATATGCATGTTTTCTTGCACAAATACATTAACAAGATTAATATGTTAAGGGTGATGGTAGCTACAAATTTCACGTTGTTTTAGCCCTAACATGTTTGGGGAAGGATAATCTTACATTTGTTTGTCAACATCTTATCAAAGAGTTAACTTCTCATAATGAAGATTTTAGGAGGTAACATACAAGAAACCAAAATGATACAACAATACATTGAAATCTATGATTCTTGGTAGAACTGGTATTTTAACACCAAGTGAAAAGTGCCCGCGTTTTTGTGAAATGAGATATCTTGTAGCAAGTATGTATGATAGATTTTTTGTTGAGTTAACAAAGCAtggtattttagattttttttgctgCTCCAAAGTGGTCCACCAAATAATATAGCTAACCAAATTATATGTATTTGATGGATTTAAAAAATGAGATATTTTGTACAAGTTTACTTGAAGCGTGAGTGTCCTTTACCACAAACATATGTAGAGTCGAGAACACGTGCCAAAGGCGTATCGGCTGATTAGAGAATACTTTTTTGGTTAAGATTGCCGAGTTTGACAAATTGAACGAAAttgaaaaagagtgaaatagaaaAAGTCTAGTGCATAAGCACCCAAAGATTTAGTCAATGTAACATATTTTGATGCATTTTAGTTTGCATAGTTAATTATGTGTATAAAATGGATTGCATTTGTAATATCTACAATTTAAAATTTGACAAATTGATCAAAAACATGTTTAGTTTTGAAATAccgcattaatatttttaatgcaGAGTGTATCCAGATAACACTATCACGACAAACACATGACTCAACCATAAACTTTGTTTCACGTTTACACTTTTAATGCAGAATGTATTCAGATAACACTATCCGGACAAACCCCTGACTAACCATGTGAAGACTTCAATATTTTAATGTAGGGTGTATTCGGATAACACTATCTAGACAAACCATTGATTCAAATAATAACCATGTGAAGACTTCAAGGTTTTGACGCAAGGTGTGTTCGGATAACACTATTTGGACAAACCCTTGGCTCAAATAATAATCTTATGAAGACTTTAATGTTTTGACGTATGGTGTATCTAGATGACACTATTTGGACAAACTCCTTAGATGATATCTATGTGAAGATTTCAATATTTGGACGCAGGGTGTATCCAAATAATATTATCCGAACAAAATTTTGACTCAAATATTAACCATGTGAAGACTTCAATATTTTGATGCAATGAGTATCCTAATAACACTATTCAGACAAACCCCCGACTCAAATAATAACCATGCGAAGACTTCAATATTTTGAAGCAGGGTGTATATGAATAACACTATCCATACAAATCTCTGACTCAAATAACAGCCATGTAAAGACCTCAATGTTTTGTTGCAGGGTGTATATGAATAACATTATCCAGACAAATCCCAGAGTCAAATATAAATATGTTATTCGAATAACAATGAATTGGTGAAACATACATACAAGTGCATTGTTTCAACATACATGATTGACATAGTTTTAATTCAGAAAAATAAGATATCATATATAAAAATGCATTGTTTTAACATACATAAGTAGACTGATAAAACAATATACATATGACATTTCTAAGACAAATGTCATAAATTTCAGCTCAATTTTTTTACAAACATGCAAATGGTCTATACCTATTGTGTCTGGCGCAAACCCTTGTTTCTCCGGTTCCTCCTATACTTAGTGCGCCACATGCCTCTATTTATGTCGTCtaaatttagtccttgataaacGTGCCATCCTATATCTCTCCTCAGCGTGACACTCTCGAGTATAGTGACAATATGACGAAATTTGGGGAAGACATCCATAACACGGTCAACCCTAACACGTTCAGCCTCCAAGATCTTCTACTTAATGACAGTGAGAGATCTCTCTGAATCAGACGTGCAATtttaaaaattcacaagatttaaaaaaaacatataggTTGTAATCAGCAACCACTAATTTTATTGTCTCTTTTGAGATATAAAGCACTTTTTAAGATTAATTCAATCAAACAGAAATCTAATTTTTGGTTGAATCACCAATTGGCCCAAATTTCATTACTTCATTAATAACAAAGAAACCACAAacaacttaataaaaaaaattaaaaagagatcACAAATATGAATCACTTACACTTAGCAATAAAAaagtatttgttttaaattttcattCCATCTACCCATTTTACGCACATACAAATCTTATGATATGGTTTAAGTCAacttatttatttcttgaaaaaagtcaACTTATACTTTTATAGGGAAAAGTCagcttatatttaatttttaatatttacttAAAGTCAACTCATTATTAATGCAACATTCAATCCTTTATCAtagaatttttatgaaaaaaaatgcatTAGTCAATCCATTTCATCCCTATGTTTCTTATCATGATTCCAAATGAAAATCAAGCATCCTGCCCAAATTGGATACCGAGAAAAGCGTGCGAATTCAGGCACAAACCCCTCAACTCAAGCATGCGGCATGACCTTCAAAATTCCattccatttttatttatttttatctaaccAATTTGATTCcactttttaaactattttttgttttcttgcaTTATATTCCATGCTTCAACCTACAAATTTCATGCCATTTCTTGGCCTATACATGTACACCTATAAATAACTCCAACAATCTTGTCTCTAATCATTATtaatttcctcattccttaatttcATCAAACTACAATTATTGTGTCATGGATTCTGGTCTCTGCTTAGTGTCTAGTAACCACCAAGACATAGTCCATCAAAACCACTTCTACGACCCAACATGGTTACAAAAACAACGTAACGTTCCAACCAACTTCGTTTGGCCTAAAGAGTATCTAGTGAACGCAAATGAAGAGTTTCAAGCACCATTGATAGACCTTGAAGGTTTCCTTAAAGGCAACGAAGAAGCCACAAACAATGCTGCCATGTTAATCTCTAAAGCTTGTTCAACTCATGGTTTTTTTCAAGTGGTTAACCATGGTGTTGATTTGAGTCTTGTTGGTGAAGCTTATGATCAAATGGATGCTTTTTTTAAGCTTCCGATTGATAAGAAACTTGGTGTTCGTAAGATGAAGGGTTCTATGTGGGGCTATTCTGGTGCTCATGCTGATAGATTCTCTTCCAAGTTGCCATGGAAGGAAacactttcttttccatttcatgATAATAATTCCTTTGAGCCTGTTGTTACTAACTACTTTAACTCCACGTCTTTGAGAGAAGATTTGAAACAAACTGGGtaagaatataataatattattactatgaGTTCTATGCACGTTTAATATTACTacttcaaaataatttttatattaatttttcaatGTTTATAGAGTACTTTTTTGGTCTTTAGAGCTATTTGGCTTTTACACGTacattgtttttttgtttgtttgcatgttttgtttttattgttattttttttcttttatcgaGACACTACGTACAATAAATATAGTGATATCGTCTTGTCCCATATTTAAgaattataaatatcttataatcaCTATGATTCATATGGACGGGTTGAGGGCGAATTCTATTAGCTCTAGCTCAAAACTCGGCCCAAGTTATTGGAATGTACACAAGTCTTAAAGTATGAGGTAGGTAAGAACGAAATATTTTAGGTGAAAAATCTGATTGTATAAAGTCTCTCaaacatgatatttataaaagcGAAATGTTTTAGGTGAGAGACCAGAGTGTACACTATAGAATATAGATGTAATAGACCTTATACTcattttgcattttttaatacaTGCAGGGTGGCTTTCCAGAAGTATTGTGAAGCAATGAAGAAGTTAGGAATGAAACTAATGGAGATATTAGCTATAAGCTTAGGAGTGGATAGGTTACATTATAAGTACTTATTTGAAGATGGTTGTTCCATAATGAGATGCAACTACTATCCATCATGCCAAGAACCAAGTGTTGCATTAGGGACAGGACCACATTGTGACCCAACAACATTAACCATACTTCATCAAGATCAAGTTGGAGGGCTAGATGTGTTTGCTGACGAGAAATGGCAGACGGTTAGACCTCGTCCAGATGCATTTGTTGTTAACATTGGCGATACGTTCACGGTACGTAATTTTCGTACATAGGCCATCTCAAAAAATATGTAACAATATAGTACACTCAGTGTTAACttatttgttggttgtttgtttaGGCATTATCAAATGGGAGATACAAGAGTTGTTTGCATAGGGCAGTGGTTAATAGGTACAAAGAGAGGAGGTCCTTGGCATTCTTTTTGTGTCCAAAACAAGACAAAATGGTGAGACCCCCACAAGATATTGTGAATAGAGATGGGACAAAAGAGTATCCTGATTTTACATGGTCACAATTGCTTCAATTCACACAAAAGTACTATAGAGCTGACGAAGCTACACTTCAAAATTTCACCAAGTGGTTACTATCCTCTAATGCTAGAAACCATTTACCTTGATTATTTACCAACAAattgttttggttttggttttggttttgttaGAGGTTGAGATGCATTTTTCCTTATTGCATTATTATTGCTTGCTAGCTAGCTAGCTTCATTTATTGAATTGAACACggatgtattatttatttatgtaactTGATTTCATTTCCAGGCAACTACAGATTATAATTTCAAAAAGATGTTGTTACGGGGATTTTTATTATGACCTCTGCTTGTTTAAGTTAGAGTTTCTTATAATGTCTTTCTTTTAGTTGCTTTTTGCCTTTCATTTTCACTTAACCTAATAAAGAAGAGTGACTTTTTTCTTTTCATGTTCTCTCTCCTTCTTTGATCATGTTCATTAAGTCGTGTTGGAGTTAAACAAACTCCTTTGATGcataaaaggaagaagatgaaagaagagatgcagagaaaaagaaagagagagaaactGTAACTAATTTTCTCAAGCACTAAAACggttaaaaaattacaaaaaattgaATGAGATTTAGTTTATATACTTCAACTGAAATGAAGGCTAAATGAAAATGAGACTTAAACAAGCTAAACTCAAACGCTAATCAAATGCAAATGCTGAA encodes:
- the LOC131616296 gene encoding gibberellin 20 oxidase 2-like — its product is MDSGLCLVSSNHQDIVHQNHFYDPTWLQKQRNVPTNFVWPKEYLVNANEEFQAPLIDLEGFLKGNEEATNNAAMLISKACSTHGFFQVVNHGVDLSLVGEAYDQMDAFFKLPIDKKLGVRKMKGSMWGYSGAHADRFSSKLPWKETLSFPFHDNNSFEPVVTNYFNSTSLREDLKQTGVAFQKYCEAMKKLGMKLMEILAISLGVDRLHYKYLFEDGCSIMRCNYYPSCQEPSVALGTGPHCDPTTLTILHQDQVGGLDVFADEKWQTVRPRPDAFVVNIGDTFTALSNGRYKSCLHRAVVNRYKERRSLAFFLCPKQDKMVRPPQDIVNRDGTKEYPDFTWSQLLQFTQKYYRADEATLQNFTKWLLSSNARNHLP